From a single Oceanobacillus kimchii X50 genomic region:
- a CDS encoding LysR family transcriptional regulator codes for MDMKQLHCFITVVEQKSITKAADKLYITQPAMSRIIKSLEEELGTGLFIRSRKQLQITSSGKVIYPYIKNIIDEYESMQTDLDELTGRKKAHLRIGLPTVSNIAFFSTIMAEFHQSYPDVTFELMEDGSKRIEEKVMEGKLDFGVVYLPTKHQSFDYLSLGQEQLRLVVSRNHLLANQDKVKLSSLKDENFIMFSNDFALRDTVYEACREVGFEPNVSSETTQLDFVEEMVASQLGITLLPESTLTKLKGHVVSIELDQLKIEWSLALIWRKGMDTLYMHREFIRFVKANL; via the coding sequence ATGGACATGAAGCAATTGCATTGCTTTATTACAGTAGTTGAACAGAAAAGTATTACAAAAGCAGCTGATAAGCTGTATATTACACAACCAGCAATGAGTAGAATAATCAAATCATTAGAAGAAGAGCTAGGAACGGGATTGTTTATTCGCTCACGAAAGCAACTGCAAATCACATCTTCTGGAAAAGTAATCTATCCGTATATAAAGAATATAATTGATGAGTATGAATCGATGCAAACCGATTTAGATGAGCTAACGGGCAGGAAGAAAGCTCATCTACGTATAGGTTTACCAACGGTTAGTAATATTGCATTCTTCTCAACTATTATGGCAGAATTTCACCAAAGTTACCCCGATGTAACCTTCGAATTAATGGAAGATGGTTCAAAAAGAATTGAAGAAAAAGTAATGGAAGGGAAACTTGATTTTGGAGTTGTCTATCTTCCTACAAAACATCAATCATTTGATTATCTTTCTTTAGGTCAGGAACAGCTTCGCTTAGTTGTTTCGAGAAATCACTTATTAGCCAATCAAGATAAAGTCAAACTATCCTCCCTTAAAGACGAAAATTTTATTATGTTTAGTAATGATTTTGCCTTAAGAGATACAGTATATGAAGCATGTAGGGAAGTGGGATTTGAACCTAATGTTTCTTCAGAGACAACACAGTTAGATTTTGTTGAAGAAATGGTAGCTTCGCAATTAGGAATTACCCTATTACCAGAAAGTACTTTGACTAAGTTAAAAGGACATGTTGTCAGTATCGAGCTTGATCAATTGAAAATAGAATGGTCGCTTGCGCTTATTTGGCGAAAAGGCATGGATACATTATATATGCATCGAGAATTTATTCGTTTTGTAAAAGCTAATCTTTAG